TTCGTAAGGttagataaaattaaaaaaataaattagttatATTAATTAGTTATACGATCTCGAGTTTGCTATAAACGATGacgattggttttttttttgtttgggtgtATGTTCGGTTTCAGCATAATGCTCTTCACTGTGATGAATCTTACGATGCGCCATGTAAGAACACATGTACCTTTCAATACCAAGGCttgtttgatcgtttttttcctgttcatTTAGTGCCTGTGATAGATTCGCTGTTTATATTAGTAGGATACGGCCACTGCCTGACTGAATGTGCCAGAGTCTTATCAGCACCAGCAAAACAACCTCTTCTGATTTCCTTACGATTATCCTTCTGTACTGTTCTGTTGATTGAGGAGTTTGATGTAGCGTCTTTCGATTGACGACTATATGTACATGTACATAAGATAGcttgcgtgtgtttttgagAGAATTTGTCGATGTTAGTTGTGTACTTCAATCTTACATTCCAtgttatttgaatttattatttctgcCGTGCTTCGGAATCTGAATCCGAGAGAGGGGGGCGAGACCTGGCTCAGACATCCGCCGTTCGCGATGTTATGCTGGGAGATCGTGAGTGTATGACGACGCGGTGACCGTTTTTCGTCACGAATCCGTCACTCTCCACCAGAACGGCCGTCTGGCGGCCTTGAGGATCGCCGTTACTATCCGGTGATTCCTTTGATGATAGACTATGATCCACTACACCTATGTTCGCCTGAGAACCGCCGAGAATTCCTTTACTTTTACCACTACCAGGGGTGCCAACGCCACCGCCTATGCTGCCACCGGCGATCTGGCTACCATTGTCTCCACTACCTATTGCAGCTCCACCGCTACCGTCGTTATCATTGCCATTGCCACCATCGTTTCCGTTATCACAGGCATCTATTTCAAGATCGTCTCCGGTGGAACCGTCAGTTCCACCGCCATGACGCTGCTTGTAGCGTTTCCATGCGTGTTGTATCAGACGGGCACAGTATTCTTCGCGTTGCCTCCAGAGCGTGGACGACACCGGTTCGTAACCCACTTCGTCCGGACGCTGTTGTACCTCACCCAACTCTGCCGTCTCTTCGATAGGATTTCCTTTCCGAGCGAAAAAGTCTTTCGTCAGTGCGTCCAGGATATCGACACAGAACATCATATCGCCACGGCAGATAGGAATATCCATCGAAATAATTTTGTAACGGTTCGGTTTATGTATCTGGAGGGGCGGTTCCAGCACGTCCAGAAAGTCTGATAGTTGATCGTACCGAACGTATTGTGTACCGTCCGGATCAAACTGTTGCCATATTTCGTAGTACATATCGTAGTCGTCGTCCGTCAAGCCCTCCTGCACGTCTTCCGTTGCTTGGGAATAGTTTTCGAGAATAACAGCGATGTACATGTTGATGACGATAAGAAAACTTATTACTAGATACGCCAATAGGTACGTTATGCCGATCGTTGATGAGCCACAATTTCCCGGGTAGCCTTTATCATTGTCCGGTGGTAGACAGTCTTCTTCGTTGATAATACCATCTAGCACACCATCCCAACCGGCTGAGGTGGACATCTGGAATGTGTAAATACCGAACATATAGGGGGGAatgaggtgtgtgtgtgtgtttttttttttcacgagCATATTTGCAAACAGTGTCTAACCTGAAACAGCAAGATCATACTCTGGCCGAAGGTTTTAAAGTTGTACACATCATCCAAGCCACTCTTATCCTTGACGTGCATGAAGAATGACATcccaaaaatggcaaaaatgaaCATCACCAAAAACAGTAGCAGACAGATGTTAAAAAGTGCAGGCAGCGACATAGCTAACGCAAACAGCAACGTCCGTATACCCTTGGCACCCTTCACCAAACGCAGTACACGGCCCACTTTTGCAACTCGCACGACTCGCAGAAGCGTTGGAGATACAAAATATTTCTCAATAAGATCACTTAAGACAAGACCTGGTATGGGTAAAAACACAACGAGACGATACGGAGTAATTAAAACATCGCATCGAGGAAGGTAGCAAAAACTAGTGAATGACCGCACTTACCTAAAATGGAAAGAATGACCACAACGAAATCAAACAGATTCCACGGTTCGATAAAGTAATGGTATCGTAGGGCGAAGATCTTCATCAAACATTCACTGCTGAAAATGCAGATGAATATCATATTCAAGTAGTCTAGCACCGCGCTAAACGTTTCTGATTGTTTGTAGTGATCCAGCGTCATGGTTAACATATTGAAGCCGATGAACAACATGATGATCATGTCGAACTTTTTATTCGTCACTATTTCGAACACTATTGCTTGCGGGCGCCACTGTAATGAAATGGAGCGAATTAGTGTGTTACGTCGTGGAATGCAGCATGTACTTTACTGCTTACCCTTGGTCGAGGGATTGCCTTGAGTGGTTTCTTCGATCCCATCTTCTTCATGGCATTGTAGTACTTTTTCTGATCTTCCGTCATGAACATTTCCAGTGATCCTCCggctttctttttctgttcatTGAAGTTATCAATAATCACACCGATGAAGAGATTCAGTGTGAAGAACGATCCGAAGATAATGAAGAACACAAAGTACAGATACATGTAGATGTTTGTTTCCCGTATAGGCTGTTTGCCGACCTGTAAAGTAACAGCAAACGATGGGATTAGCtcatttacaaagaaaaaacgaccTCTCTACAGCACATACGTCACGGGAATCAATGGCATCGTTCATGATTTGTATCCATCCTTTGAATGTCGCTACTTGAAATAGACACAAATACGCTTTACCGACGTGATCGAAGTTCATCGGTGAGTTTTCCCATGTATAATTTTCGGCTTTGCACGCATTTACATCCGGAATAATTTCGTGAggtaatgttgttttatttttatccacaCACTATCATACgaagaaacgaaaccaaaTGGATTAGCATGAGAATATTGTTCTAATGGGGATGAAGTACAGCAGTCGCAATACCTTGAAGTATTTTCCAGCAAATAATTGCACTCCCATAATAGCAAATATCAGCCAGAATATCAAACAAACCAGCAGCACGTTGAAGATGGACGGTATAGCTTGAACCAATGCATTCACGACGACCTATACATACACGTACGATTGATTCAATTGTACAGTTGATTCAAACAATAAAgagaataaaacattaataaaattcGTGTAAACGAACCAATCTCTTGCTATGATTCTTAGATCGTTTCATTTGAAAAAGGGAATAGCCCAGCTTTGTTGACCATGCAGTGAACAGAATAAGCGCAATACAGCCATGAACATCTATTTATAAAGCGGTAcaaagtttcaattttttcaattaCCACACAGTTAGTTACCATTttaaaactcataaaaaacaGTTCTGTTGGTAACGAACTGTtggaaagcataaaaacaaagaatcttaaacgcaaacaaaactgtttggcaattgaaaaaattgaaacataaagGCAACacatttcataaaacattattaGCTGATGAGCTGATGTGTATAGTATTTGAGAATAcagttgcaaacaaaaattgtactaagagaaatatttttacagaAAATTTTAAGCTAATGATATAATTCACACCCAATCTGGtctaacaatttttttccacttttattACAATATTGCGTGTTCTACAACCATCTAAAATACTACGTTTATGTTTGTATATACATGATGTGTACTGCATAGCTATGACACCAAAGTACACTTAGCGCATTTGATACACAAGCAAAACACATATCATTCCGCAAGTGTGAcagtgttacaaaaaaaaactgtaatcAAATGAGGCAACAGTTGATAATGCAAACAATACTGGTAAGCGCAATCACAATACTCCTACTCATGAAATATTCAGATGCAGCGTGATGAAGTAATGGCCATAAAGAGCTCTAAAAATATAACTAAGTATATATACGTATATAGAATCTGATTTATAGTAACATAGTCTACTTCAGTTGTTATGATTCAAAAATAACTAACACCATGTAAGAATAATCTAGAAAGAGTAGTATAAGGATAGCGCGATtggttgttgatgatgttttcgtaCTGGTTTGATGCTTAAAACCAAATGTAAGTAGTGCAAATCGATATGTAAAATGACTGTTTTGCTCTATTTGATGCTTTTGGTTTCGAAACTAATTAGAGTAAAGTAAATACTTTGAAGTTACGTACCCTCATTCCCTGCATACGGGACATGGCACGTAGCGGTCTCAGGGCTCTAAGAGTTCGCATGGTTTTGAATGCTTGAATACCACCCGCTCCACAAAGTGAAGCAACGAAGTTTATTAATGATACCTAGGAAAAGCATGGGTCAAATCGAGTGAGTATTTAATGGTTGATGATCGTAAAATTGAACTGTAACCGCCCGTAACTTTTGTTGTCTCCATATGATTGAgctactctttttttatgtgtttgttaTTGAATTATTGTGTCGAGAACATGTGAAGtaaagaaattttgttttcttatttctaatttgcattcaaactGATAAACATAATTGTAATGACGCTTCCTAGGTATTTAGTGTGTATGTAATTTGTTAACGCaatgaaataatcatttttaaatgtattgataaaattcatgttgttttaattgtgtaataataataaaaacaaacaatgaacAATCAATAATGATGAAAACGTTGCTTGTTAGAGTGTACAAATACTCCATAACGATTTCTTATTTAAATTGGCATTGATTTGCTCCGTCACTGGAGCTAAACATTGACTAATTTTCATTGGCCGAGTTACTTCTTAAGCAAAACtgtgtaatatttatttaaaatagtgAACAACAATATCAAAGTTGTATTTAACCGTACGATATCATTACTTAACGCCAGTGAATGGGCATCTGTTTAAGTTAAAGTCACTGTAAGTATTTGCAAATTAACGTAAGTtcaacgaaaaagaaagaaaacaaccatTATAAGTAAAAGAACGTACACAATACATAAAATTGACATCGACACATACTAAAGCGACTGTTTTGCATCAGCTACATGTATAACACGTACGGCAGCGTCTAAAAGGCACGAAAagtcattttgtttgctttcaatttaATCTTGTCTAACCACAAAGTTTATGAAGGAAGattgagtttttgtttgtgtcttAGATCATGATCATCACGCACAACATTCAACATGTCATTCCTTGTATCGGTTTATCTATAGTCAATCCATATGTATTTACAACTGCGACCTCAGACTGCGtgattttcaacattttcataaGCCCTTACTAGGCTCGGTAGTATTGCTAGGTTTGCTCTTAGCTGATCATGTTTGATATTTGTGGTAGTAACTTggtatttattaataattgttACGTTGTTGTACACAAATGGTTACAACATCTGTTTCAAAATCCAAAGGATGGTAATCaatcttttcctttcactATGCCATAAATAAAATCGTAAAACCAGTAATTAGTGCCGTCTTTTCATATTGTTTTATAAGTTTGAAATTATGctgtacaaaacaaatcatttgtgAGTGTAAATGTTGAAACAATATGATGTGCTTCGattaaatttcacatttttcagTTCATTAAAAAGGATATACAATGCTAAGCTTTTGCAaacgttcttttgtttttttttctcaaatgtCTATCAACGACTAACAATAGAGGTATTTCTTGCAACATAAATACTGGATACTAAAACGGAAGAAGTACAGGTAaatagaaatggaaatgggttattttataacgaaaaataatcaatttgtttggttgtttgtcATTTACAGTGTTTCTCAAACGTTCCACATCATTTAGGGTTTATATTAACGTTTTCGTCAGAAACGCAAACAATTATGGCGCACTGATTCTGCATGAACGTTTTACAAATGTTAGAAAGTTGTACATTTTCACACTTAAGAAGAATCCGTTACAGAAAGTGTTCCGTTATACTAAACATCGAATATTACACATTGTAGACTGTAAGCTGCGTTAAACGTTTTGCTTAAACGCATATAAACCAGCAACGCGAACAAAAGATAGATAGATTGACAGATTGGTTCTTTGGACAAACTTTTTGAAGAAATACAGCACACGTCTATACAAACATAGAGAAGACTACAAGGAAGAAATAGTAGATAACAGTCGTGTTTCGTCAGTTAGAATGTAGGAGATTGAAGGAAGAACAAGATAGCTTCCACGAACAATGTCACTGCACAAAGTGGTACACCATCAAAGCCCAGAGAGGTAGAGTGCCTCTTTAGCAATCAAAATGTACGCAAGTGAACCAAGTGCCTTGGTACTTACTCTCATACCCTCCCAACGTGATACGGCACGAAGCGGGCGTAAGGCGCGCAGTGTACGCATCGAACGGAACGCTGGAATATCGGCCGCTCCCACCCAGATAGCGGCAAGGTTTATCAGCGATAGCTAAGGGGAAAAAATCATTGAACGAAGGAAAAGATACGCAATGAAACGGAAATCAACGAAAGATAATTAGCAGGAAGATGCACTAAACGCAATCATCTTAATTTAACCGATACACATATATCACACATTGTGTGTTTACTTATCTTAATTATATATAATTGGTTAATATGTTACAAGACTAATTTGCTTAGGTAATTGTTTTCCCTCTATTGCTGTTTGTGTGATTGTGTGAGAAACTATGGCTAAAGTAATTATTGTTAACTATGATTGTTTTGCTATGTATTATGATATGGAGATAACAGAATTATATGAGGGTCCAGTCAATGGTTTTCACGACGCACAGGACGATTATACTCACCATTACGATAATAAAATCAAGCCAACACCAAGCATTCGTAAAGTATACTTTAAAACCTAAAGCTAACCATTTGATTAACatctctaaaaaaaatatcactgTGAATATTCGGTCCATATAATAAAGGATATCTTGCAGGATTGGGCGTTGTGGAAGATGTACATCTTCGAGAGCCTGTAGGGTTGCAGAAAGAAGCAGAACAAACGATCATATCAAACGCAAAGTCAGAGGAATTAATCTCATCAATCGTTGGAAGAGCAGGAAGTCCGATCGTCAATTGCTCGTGACACACTTACCAATGCTAAGCTACTAAGCAAAATCATAGTAATTACAGCAGTCTCGAAGTACTTGTTCTCAATCAGCTGGAACGTTTTGAGACGTAGGTTTGCCCAGCCCTGCCAAAACGGAGCATCATCGTCTCCAGCGAGCACTGGGAACTTTTTATAGCAATTATCCGGGCAGCAGTCCGCCGGTGAATCTTCGATCACTTCATCCTCCTCGGCGTGAATAATAAGCTCACCATCTAGCGGACCTTCTTCGCCTTCGCCTTCGTCATCGAGCTCTGGACAAGTGAACAGAACATTTGTAGTGTGTGAAAGAAGGACTTTTCATTCGCACTGGGAACGTCGGTACATACCTTCGTCAATTCCTAAATCCTCCTTGCTGGCATCACGTTTTTCTTCGCCCTCCATCGTTTCGGCGCTGCCTTTGTGGCTTTCGTCCTTGAATGGGCGATTTTTGTGACTGCCATAAGATTTGATACTGGCAGTATCATCGTCCTGCAAGGACACGCCTCTATGATTCAGTTCATGTTCTAATTTATTATCTTGATGATTACTAATAGAATTGCCTATCACCTAATTATCAAGACATAATACACACATAATGAGATTAATGTTTTGCTTAGCagctaaagttttttttgtagtaaagTGAATGAGTGTGTGTATAAAAACTGTCAGGATGCAGACAAAATGAGTTCATGTGCCGTAGTGGTTAAAATGAAATGGGTAAACTGTGAGGAAGTTTTGATGAACAATATGACAAAACGGAAATCTCAAACCCATACTAAACAGAATCTATGAATGGATGCGAAAGTGCGAAAGTATCGATAGAAAGAAGTACGTACCTTTGAGTTGTTCATGATctgcttgtttttctttgccttgTTCTTCAGATCACCGTGAATGGTAAATTCCATTCCATCTCCTATTGCTACTTCCAGCTGGTTGTGTTCCTTGATGCCTTTCTTCAGCAGCCCATCAGCCAGTATGTCATCTGGAGTAAGTTCCAGCTCATTTTCACCATGTTCTGCAGATATACATGGACATACTCCTTTGCCTAatgcatgtgttttttgtttgtttgtatatttgtttgtttgtgtgtcatGATTCAGTTTCCATATGGACGGTTGTGCATAATTTTCACATATTCATACGGTGGTACCATATTATGTTTTCGTTATGATTtcaaatggaataaattacCATTGGTATAATATAATTTCCAATCGGTGGAATCCAAAATAAGTCGAGCAAGAGAAGAACATCGGAAGTTTCACAAATGGCATATGGCATAGTATTCCATTTTACGCAGTTTGTTTCAATGTGCAGTTAGCATAGGAACATTTATAATATAGAAGTAGATAAATCGAGAGAAAAAATTGATACACTTGAATTAAGAATCGCTTGTTGGTACACGGATATTTTAAATAtcagagcacacacacacacacatacacacatagacatttcatcaaaatacaacaaagaaatgcaaacaacctttttcaatgcaaacaacgacaacgacaacgaTGTCTACTATCATCAGGAAAGTACCACAATcaggaaagaaaatacaagCGTGGCAAAACACATACTATTTTGGGGAAGAACAGTAGGTAAACACAACACGAACAATACATTTACAGTTTACTGTACAAATCATCGAAAGTAGTAGGTATTGGTATTTTGCGTAAAAATATCAACACGATCAAAACCTGCGTTATTATGTATGTAAATTAATGTTCCCTCAAATCAAACAGCTTTAAATTCCAGAATTATTCATAAATCAAATGGAATTGGAGCTATATCCTTAATAGCCACTGTCACTGTTGGTGCAACCAACAAGAATGAGAAAGCTTAGTAGTACTATAGGTAGTAGTTAGCTTAACTTGCTCcgttaaacagggtaagattACAAGCTATTCCGCGAAAGTAGCTTTGACACGACTGACAAAACGTTCGCAAATTAATAATATCTTTAGTAAATTGCAAACTGCTTTTTTAAaactctttttctcttttaaaacaatgttGTTTAAGAGTGAGTGGGtaggaagtttatttattttttttttaataattgcgTTATCATGCTATTTAAAAGTTGTAGTGTACTCAAAATCATAATAGATAATTATCTTTCTCtataaaatgcttcaaatattCCGAAGCTATTTTGTAATATTACAAGGACACAATCAAACATCGAATTACCTTAAGCGAGACACTAACCAACGATACACATATGCTCGAAAAATTTTCGGTTTTAcgtctttttttagtttttttttcttcataacaCACAAACGTATTAACAATACATGATGAATTACTACCAAACTAGCAACAGATAGTATACAGCTCTATTACTACTTTCGGTAGAAGGATAAAATCCACTTTTAACGATGCTAATCAAATGGAAAATTGCTAACACTAAACGAAACACACTTTCGGGGAATATTTGAcatggttttaaattttggacACTGATTGTGCCACACCAATTCAAGCAAGTTtcttatattatattatattatattacatTGTAGATGCGCAACTACTatcctgctttttttttaattcatgcaTTTTTAGATTAAATGGTGAACCAGCTGCCTATTTTTAAAACCTTGCGTAAATCTCGAAATTCGATCTTTTTTGATGACGGTAATAGGATGGCAGGATGTTTGGAAAACACTGCATTTTGAAGTTAACGATACTATTACGAGTTGGTGTTACTCGTAACAGAAAACATATAACTGCTACGGTTAAATATGCTGCATAATATTTACGATGTGCGATTTCCGCTAAACGTATCACTGGGTATTTGTATTAATTAGATATCTTAAAAGTTTGTAGGTCTAGTTTACCAGAAACTTTACGTTTGCTCGGATAGTTacaaatttgcaaataaacgGAAATTAAGTTGCGCACCTACTATGTAAATTTTAAGATAGAAATGTAACATTCAGTTTATTAAGTTTTGTTAAACTTTAATGTCATACGTTTTATATCTAAACCAATTACAAAAGATGTATCGATCGCTTCACTCATTGCATCCGATAGCACATTGATGTCAAACAACCCCGAAATTATCACAAATCAGCAACCTTTGGTGGGATTCTGGTTGGAAACTATCTACACTACGGTGGGCAATACAAAATAAACTTAAGTTTGATCGCACACTAGCGCTAATATTAGTAGCGGTAGTGTAAGTGGATAGTAACCTTCTTCCTATTACAAAGCAAGGTGTATTTGCTTACCTGTAGGTTGCACCGATGCTATTTGACtcgttaatttgtttttcacaaaCTTGAGTGCATTTGCTATGTTCGCCTTGATCCAATTAGAAAAGCGTGATATTCTGTTAAACGCTTCAGCGATCTTGTTGGTCTCGTTGTCTGCCGTTGGTGCGGACAGGGATGAAGAACCGAAATTTGACAAAAGCAAAGCTAAGAAAAGATTAAGAACCTGCAAAATAGAGTCATTGGTGAACTATGGGTGAACACTCACGACTATGCAAATGCTAGGTTACTTACGACTAAATTTCCTATTACTACCGTAGCCAGGAAAAATGGTATGCATGACACATCGCCAACAAGCATACAGTCCCACATGGATTCGATCCATTCACCGCACAGCACACGGAACACAATCATAAAGGAATGCATGAAATCGGTAAAATTCCATCTTGGCAGATCTTGGTCTGGGAACAGATGCACATTATCTGGAAGAATTTATTTCGAAtagaattgaagaaaaatacgAACGATGCGCGATTAGGATTAGGCGTTCACCAGCACTCTAAGAAAAATGTGAAAGCACTTGATTTACAAATAATCCGCGTGGAGAAGCTAGCAGATTGCAGATTATCGAGGCATTTGTAAGCTGTTTCTAGAGCTCTTGTTGTTCTAAAAGCTTGTCGTttaatttgttgttattttgttttgtttagcaaaCAATGGTATGCAAGACAGTAACCAGCGGACATTGAACAGTCTAGTACATGTTCGCTGTAAATCAGAACAAAATACCAAATGCAAGAAAATAGCGACTGATTTAAATACGATCGTTGAAGTCTCTGGCACTCAAATGAAATTATTGTAGTTTTACACAAATTTATACGGATGCATCGACCTTAAACCTTTGTGTTTAGTGATCAGATAACAAATAACGACacaattgtaaataatttagGTGACACATTAGCAGTCATAGATTTTCTTACAAATgataaaaagttataaattGTAATTGATTTGCAAGGCGCATATTTGAACATAAAGCAATATGTTTAAGAAACAATGGATATTGTACGCTAAATACTCTACCTTCAGTCTTATTCATTGTTTCATCTCTAGTCTTTCGAATTATGTTTCTAGTCTTTTTACGAATGTACAACCATTTGAGGGGCTTCATTGAACTACATTAGAActattattttgcaaaagcaTAGCAAAAGCACCCTTCAGCTATTGTACTATTATGTACTATGGAAGTGGTAAGCACTGGCCACCGTTGAAAATACCATTCACAATCAACTATTTTCCATGCTCTTGCCAAATCTCACTAGTATGTAGTGTAATGTGTACATTTATACAAAATGGTTCGGAGTGAACGAATTTTGCGCACGTAACGATTGCCTTGTTTTTTCCGCTGTGATTTATGGTTGTCTTGTACGATGCTTTCAATCACAAAGTGTTTTGCGCCATTGCAGAGCTAGCTACTTACCGACATAGTTCTTTCCGAACAGCTGCATTCCCATCACGGCAAAGATGAAGATGATAATGCAGAGCACGAACGTCAGATTACCTAACGCTCCCATCGTTCTGCCCATGATGGAAATGAGTAAATTCAGCGTTGGCCAGGATTTGGCGAGCTTAAAGACTCgaagctgttgttttttttgtttcaaatgatTTGCGTGTAACGTAAGTTTTAGGTTTTTATTGTGGTAGATGATGATGCGTCAGATCGCAAAATAAAATGAGTTTTAATTTGTACagtttttaatgcgaaatggttTTGAGTATGCGTACGATAGCGATGTTGTTGATGCATGTTATGGTATAtgtgtttgttgcattttttttaattttttcgcaAGAAGTGTATAAATTACATACGATTAAtgtgagaaagaaaagaaccatgaaaaagaagaaagagagaaaaagagagatagTAGAGAAAATTGGCAAGTAatagaaagcatttttttcatcaaccGTATGTTTTCTTATAACTATCAGAACAAGTCAATATTCCTTTCAGTGATGTTCCTTCGTGTTAGGGATCATGGGAgagtagtatttttttttattattgtatttATCCAGTACAGTGGTAAACCCTACCATGCTGTTTCATCTAAATACATCCACTAATTGCAATCGAATACTTCTATGGCTTATGCAAGTATTCGTATAGATCCATTCCCTTCGTCTTCGACTACATCGTAAGATCTTTTATC
The DNA window shown above is from Anopheles funestus chromosome 3RL, idAnoFuneDA-416_04, whole genome shotgun sequence and carries:
- the LOC125769886 gene encoding sodium channel protein para isoform X18, translating into MTEDSDSISEEERSLFRPFTRESLQAIEARIADEEAKQRELERKRAEGESDFGRKKKKKEIRYDDEDEDEGPQPDPTLEQGVPVPVRMQGNFPPELASTPLEDIDGFYSNQRTFVVVSKGKDIFRFSATNALYVLDPFNPIRRVAIYILVHPLFSLFIITTILVNCILMIMPTTPTVESTEVIFTGIYTFESAVKVMARGFILQPFTYLRDAWNWLDFVVIALAYVTMGIDLGNLAALRTFRVLRALKTVAIVPGLKTIVGAVIESVKNLRDVIILTMFSLSVFALMGLQIYMGVLTQKCIKEFPMDGSWGNLTHENWELFNSNETNWFYSISGDIPLCGNSSGAGQCDEGYICLQGYGINPNYGYTSFDTFGWAFLSAFRLMTQDYWENLYQLVLRSAGPWHMLFFIVIIFLGSFYLVNLILAIVAMSYDELQKKAEEEEAAEEEALREAEEAAAAKAAKLEAQQAAAAAAANPEIAKSPSDFSCHSYELFVGQEKGNDDNNKEKMSIRSEGLESVSEITRTTAPTATAAGTAKARKVSAASLSLPGSPFNLRRGSRGSHQFTIRNGRGRFVGVPGSDRKPLVLSTYLDAQEHLPYADDSNAVTPMSEENGAIIVPVYYANLGSRHSSYTSHQSRISYTSHGDLLGGMTKESRLRNRSARNTNHSIVPPPNATNLSYADTNHKGQRDFDMTQDCTDDAGKIKHNDNPFIEPAQTQTVVDMKDVMVLNDIIEQAAGRHSRASDHGVSVYYFPTEDDDEDGPTFKDKAIEFLMKMIDIFCVWDCCWVWLKFQEGVAFIVFDPFVELFITLCIVVNTLFMALDHHDMDPDMEKALKSGNYFFTATFAIEATMKLIAMSPKYYFQEGWNIFDFIIVALSLLELGLEGVQGLSVLRSFRLLRVFKLAKSWPTLNLLISIMGRTMGALGNLTFVLCIIIFIFAVMGMQLFGKNYVDNVHLFPDQDLPRWNFTDFMHSFMIVFRVLCGEWIESMWDCMLVGDVSCIPFFLATVVIGNLVVLNLFLALLLSNFGSSSLSAPTADNETNKIAEAFNRISRFSNWIKANIANALKFVKNKLTSQIASVQPTGKGVCPCISAEHGENELELTPDDILADGLLKKGIKEHNQLEVAIGDGMEFTIHGDLKNKAKKNKQIMNNSKDDDTASIKSYGSHKNRPFKDESHKGSAETMEGEEKRDASKEDLGIDEELDDEGEGEEGPLDGELIIHAEEDEVIEDSPADCCPDNCYKKFPVLAGDDDAPFWQGWANLRLKTFQLIENKYFETAVITMILLSSLALALEDVHLPQRPILQDILYYMDRIFTVIFFLEMLIKWLALGFKVYFTNAWCWLDFIIVMVSLINFVASLCGAGGIQAFKTMRTLRALRPLRAMSRMQGMRVVVNALVQAIPSIFNVLLVCLIFWLIFAIMGVQLFAGKYFKCVDKNKTTLPHEIIPDVNACKAENYTWENSPMNFDHVGKAYLCLFQVATFKGWIQIMNDAIDSRDVGKQPIRETNIYMYLYFVFFIIFGSFFTLNLFIGVIIDNFNEQKKKAGGSLEMFMTEDQKKYYNAMKKMGSKKPLKAIPRPRWRPQAIVFEIVTNKKFDMIIMLFIGFNMLTMTLDHYKQSETFSAVLDYLNMIFICIFSSECLMKIFALRYHYFIEPWNLFDFVVVILSILGLVLSDLIEKYFVSPTLLRVVRVAKVGRVLRLVKGAKGIRTLLFALAMSLPALFNICLLLFLVMFIFAIFGMSFFMHVKDKSGLDDVYNFKTFGQSMILLFQMSTSAGWDGVLDGIINEEDCLPPDNDKGYPGNCGSSTIGITYLLAYLVISFLIVINMYIAVILENYSQATEDVQEGLTDDDYDMYYEIWQQFDPDGTQYVRYDQLSDFLDVLEPPLQIHKPNRYKIISMDIPICRGDMMFCVDILDALTKDFFARKGNPIEETAELGEVQQRPDEVGYEPVSSTLWRQREEYCARLIQHAWKRYKQRHGGGTDGSTGDDLEIDACDNGNDGGNGNDNDGSGGAAIGSGDNGSQIAGGSIGGGVGTPGSGKSKGILGGSQANIGVVDHSLSSKESPDSNGDPQGRQTAVLVESDGFVTKNGHRVVIHSRSPSITSRTADV